In one window of Posidoniimonas corsicana DNA:
- a CDS encoding alpha-galactosidase — protein sequence MKLHVAAAVLCAYSVLGSTNSASQPARRIPGVDAIAVGEDVGRSTFVSPPTDYLIDATPYVAEARRDQAGRTISLSNGLIRRSWRVAPNGACVAFDNLMTGQSMLRAVRPEARVTINGVATPVGGLVGQPNQAFLSNEWLDSLTSDPAALRLVVVRVGEPDERVDWGRRRSHAPDAVWPPRGVSLTMDYRPAKDTGADYLVTVHYEMYDGLPAMCKRISVTNESASDLTVDRFRGEELAVVEHANWVETRGDLRIPTPDCLHAETDFAFGGFTHANANRHAIHWRPDPDFKTQVNYNLQTPCLLVAEPTLGPAQVVKPGETFTGFHTFELVYDDGNRERRGMALRKMYRVLAPWVTENPITHHLLSSDLGQVRRAIDQAKEVGFEAVIMSFGSGFNMENMAPEHLEKWKAVADYAESQGIELGSYSLFSSRSVGGGNDVVSPEGQRPAFGRAPAATSDWGVNYFKNLQSFFEATGFDQFENDGPYPGDVDVTPRPPYQQGEQDSRWAQWRIVADLYRALRASGIYINQPDYYFLVGGNKTGMGYRETNWSLPRSQQVIHTRQNIYDGTWTKSPSMGWMHVPLAQYHGGGAEATIEPLEEHLDHYERIMLSNLGLGVQAHYRGPRLFDTDRTKQKVKETVAWFKRYRDILESDLIHCRRADGRGLDWMLHVNPELEHKGMLCVYNPLDKAVSRQTLVDLYYTGLTDSAHVRDASGNVSDVELDRRSRARMVVAAPAQGMAWYLFW from the coding sequence TTGAAGTTGCACGTCGCGGCGGCGGTTCTGTGTGCGTACTCGGTCTTGGGAAGCACGAACAGTGCTTCGCAGCCGGCACGGCGTATTCCTGGGGTAGACGCGATTGCTGTCGGCGAAGACGTTGGCCGGTCGACCTTCGTTTCGCCGCCAACGGACTACCTGATTGACGCGACTCCGTACGTCGCGGAGGCGCGGCGGGACCAGGCGGGCAGGACTATCTCGCTGAGCAACGGGCTGATCCGCCGTTCGTGGCGGGTGGCGCCCAACGGCGCGTGCGTGGCGTTCGACAACCTGATGACCGGGCAGTCGATGCTTCGCGCTGTGCGTCCCGAAGCGAGGGTGACGATCAATGGGGTGGCGACCCCGGTTGGTGGGCTGGTGGGGCAACCCAACCAGGCGTTCCTCAGCAACGAGTGGCTCGACTCTCTAACGTCCGACCCGGCAGCCCTGCGGTTGGTGGTGGTCCGCGTCGGCGAGCCCGACGAGCGGGTTGACTGGGGCCGGCGGAGGAGTCACGCCCCAGACGCTGTTTGGCCCCCCCGAGGCGTGAGCCTCACGATGGACTACCGACCGGCCAAGGATACTGGGGCCGACTACCTGGTGACCGTCCACTACGAGATGTACGACGGCCTGCCGGCGATGTGCAAGCGGATCTCGGTAACCAACGAGTCCGCATCCGACCTGACGGTCGATCGGTTCCGGGGCGAGGAACTGGCGGTCGTCGAGCACGCGAACTGGGTCGAGACGCGCGGCGACCTACGCATTCCGACTCCCGACTGCCTGCACGCGGAAACGGACTTCGCGTTCGGAGGGTTCACCCACGCCAACGCCAACCGGCACGCGATCCACTGGAGGCCCGACCCGGACTTCAAGACGCAGGTCAACTACAACCTGCAGACTCCTTGCCTGCTGGTGGCTGAGCCGACGCTTGGCCCGGCCCAGGTGGTCAAGCCGGGGGAGACCTTTACCGGCTTCCACACCTTTGAGCTCGTCTACGATGACGGGAACCGTGAGCGCCGCGGGATGGCGCTCCGGAAGATGTACCGCGTGCTGGCGCCCTGGGTCACGGAGAACCCAATCACGCACCACCTGCTCAGCTCGGACCTGGGCCAGGTGCGTCGAGCGATCGATCAGGCGAAGGAGGTCGGTTTCGAGGCGGTCATCATGTCGTTCGGCAGCGGCTTCAACATGGAGAACATGGCGCCCGAGCACCTGGAGAAGTGGAAGGCCGTGGCGGACTACGCCGAGTCCCAGGGGATCGAACTCGGCTCCTATTCGCTGTTCTCGTCGCGAAGCGTCGGCGGCGGGAACGACGTGGTGAGCCCCGAGGGCCAGCGGCCCGCTTTCGGTCGGGCGCCTGCCGCGACCTCTGACTGGGGCGTCAACTACTTCAAGAACCTGCAGAGCTTCTTCGAGGCAACCGGCTTCGACCAGTTCGAGAATGACGGGCCGTACCCGGGCGACGTCGATGTGACGCCCCGCCCGCCGTACCAGCAGGGCGAGCAGGACTCCCGCTGGGCCCAGTGGCGAATCGTGGCCGACCTGTACCGGGCCCTCAGGGCCAGTGGGATCTATATCAATCAGCCCGACTACTACTTCTTGGTGGGCGGCAACAAGACCGGGATGGGATACCGCGAGACCAACTGGTCGCTGCCGCGGTCGCAGCAGGTCATCCACACCCGGCAGAACATCTACGACGGCACGTGGACGAAGTCGCCGAGCATGGGGTGGATGCACGTGCCGCTGGCTCAGTACCACGGCGGCGGAGCCGAGGCGACCATCGAGCCCCTCGAAGAGCACCTGGACCACTACGAGCGGATCATGCTGTCCAACCTGGGCCTGGGGGTGCAGGCCCACTACCGGGGACCTCGGCTGTTTGACACGGACCGCACCAAGCAGAAGGTGAAGGAGACGGTCGCCTGGTTCAAGCGATACCGCGACATCTTGGAATCGGACCTGATTCACTGCCGCCGCGCCGACGGGCGGGGCCTGGACTGGATGCTGCACGTGAACCCGGAGCTCGAGCACAAGGGGATGCTCTGCGTCTACAACCCCTTGGACAAAGCTGTCAGCCGGCAGACCTTGGTCGACCTGTACTACACCGGGCTGACCGATTCCGCGCACGTGCGCGACGCCAGCGGGAATGTGTCCGATGTTGAGCTCGATCGACGTTCCCGAGCCCGCATGGTGGTGGCAGCGCCGGCCCAGGGCATGGCCTGGTACCTGTTCTGGTGA
- a CDS encoding prepilin-type N-terminal cleavage/methylation domain-containing protein, with translation MISDCGLQIADCCEGGRCARFSPQSAIRNPRSAMTLVELLVVITIMAILLGAAIPVIAPADDSRRLREAARAVNTFIAGAKTRARETGRPFGVAFKKLSRDTGSAEDNGVCLELYYVEQQPPYAGFDSNSRVMLSYDTNTAGVLVPGQVNVRFVTRGDMNDPVPLPPGYDIDPLPAVIRVGDRVQVGDLLLEFNDETSPRNDQGFYTDTDSTMGAKVVSGNLNTFQVSGGPAPNSGYSQLLNLVYDGNGNRVTDTATWAAPFWTEPLRYKILRQPTKASGEPLLMNEKTAIDLEASGFGSGLRLHDPYRTDSSGTPTPNNNPDDVIVMFTPEGAMNEAYLNVALQGAGAERTLVSSNLFLLVGLRENIPAPEDTFAGFTGSDRDKQDLKDTFNWLNGDARWVVVGAQTGAVATVENAFVEPTQFAANANVSQRRDLEITAAREFARQAVSQGGK, from the coding sequence ATGATTTCGGACTGCGGATTGCAGATTGCGGATTGTTGCGAGGGCGGCCGCTGTGCGCGGTTCAGTCCGCAGTCCGCAATCCGCAATCCCCGATCCGCCATGACCCTGGTCGAGCTCCTGGTGGTCATCACCATCATGGCGATCCTGCTGGGCGCGGCGATCCCGGTGATCGCGCCGGCCGACGACTCCCGCCGGCTCCGCGAGGCGGCCCGCGCGGTCAACACGTTCATCGCCGGCGCCAAGACCCGCGCCCGCGAGACCGGCCGCCCGTTCGGCGTGGCGTTCAAGAAGCTCTCCCGCGACACCGGCAGCGCCGAGGACAACGGCGTCTGCCTCGAGCTGTACTACGTCGAGCAGCAGCCCCCCTACGCGGGTTTCGATTCGAACTCGCGGGTAATGCTCTCGTACGACACAAACACCGCCGGCGTGTTGGTGCCCGGGCAAGTGAATGTCCGTTTCGTCACGCGCGGCGACATGAACGATCCGGTGCCGCTGCCACCTGGTTACGACATTGATCCGCTGCCGGCAGTCATCAGGGTTGGTGATCGCGTTCAGGTCGGCGATTTGCTTCTTGAATTCAACGACGAGACCAGCCCGCGGAACGATCAGGGTTTCTACACCGACACCGACTCAACAATGGGCGCGAAGGTCGTGTCCGGCAACCTGAACACGTTCCAGGTATCCGGAGGCCCCGCTCCAAACAGCGGCTATAGCCAGCTGCTGAACCTCGTCTATGACGGAAACGGGAATCGTGTCACCGATACTGCAACCTGGGCTGCGCCGTTCTGGACCGAGCCGCTCCGCTACAAGATCCTCCGCCAACCGACCAAGGCGTCGGGCGAACCGCTGCTGATGAACGAGAAGACCGCCATCGACCTCGAGGCCTCCGGCTTCGGCAGCGGGCTGCGGCTGCACGACCCGTACCGCACCGACTCGAGCGGCACGCCCACCCCCAACAACAACCCGGACGACGTGATCGTGATGTTCACGCCCGAGGGCGCGATGAACGAGGCCTACCTGAACGTGGCGCTGCAGGGCGCGGGCGCCGAGCGGACGCTGGTCAGCAGCAACCTGTTCCTGCTGGTGGGGCTGCGGGAGAACATTCCGGCGCCGGAAGACACGTTCGCCGGTTTCACCGGCAGCGACCGCGACAAGCAGGACCTGAAGGACACGTTCAACTGGCTCAACGGCGACGCCCGCTGGGTGGTGGTCGGCGCCCAGACCGGCGCGGTCGCCACGGTCGAGAACGCGTTCGTCGAGCCGACACAGTTCGCGGCGAACGCCAACGTGTCGCAGCGCCGCGACCTAGAGATCACCGCCGCCCGCGAGTTCGCCCGCCAGGCCGTCTCGCAGGGCGGCAAGTAG
- a CDS encoding STN domain-containing protein, which produces MATRAWGSGALLTTALLVAGGVMATADESADPFGGSAGQDPFAGNGEDPFASEGQDPFGSGAGDPFGPGELQDQRQQEFRDRQREMQREQQHLQEQERRREVVPRQRDAQPDADPHRQQVYWAEPHSDSSNRIRRALDRRLSSSGLDFLDTPLEEVVDFLRNEYEIGIQLDETALDDLGIGTDEHVTVNLRNISLKSALRLMLKQLELTYVVADEVLLITTEDEAETRLTVGIYPVSDVASDKNSLSELAEVITSAIVPETWAINKGGDAELKPLAAGFLVISQTRAVHEELIEFLSALRRAKAAANSSQDPGPVGF; this is translated from the coding sequence ATGGCGACGCGGGCATGGGGCAGCGGGGCACTACTGACGACGGCGCTGCTAGTAGCGGGCGGGGTGATGGCCACCGCCGACGAGAGCGCCGACCCATTCGGCGGCAGCGCCGGGCAGGACCCGTTCGCAGGAAATGGAGAAGACCCGTTTGCCAGCGAAGGGCAGGACCCATTCGGCAGCGGCGCCGGCGACCCCTTCGGACCGGGCGAGCTCCAAGACCAACGCCAGCAGGAATTCCGAGACCGTCAGCGTGAAATGCAGCGAGAGCAACAGCACCTGCAAGAGCAAGAACGCCGGCGGGAGGTCGTGCCCCGGCAGCGCGACGCGCAGCCGGACGCCGACCCGCACCGGCAGCAGGTCTACTGGGCGGAGCCCCACAGCGATTCGAGCAACCGAATCCGCCGGGCGCTCGACCGGAGGCTGAGCTCGTCCGGCCTGGACTTCCTCGACACGCCGCTGGAAGAGGTGGTCGACTTCCTGCGGAACGAGTATGAGATTGGAATCCAACTCGATGAGACTGCGTTGGACGATCTCGGGATCGGAACCGATGAGCATGTGACCGTCAACCTACGCAACATCTCGTTGAAGTCTGCGCTGCGGCTCATGCTCAAGCAGCTCGAGCTGACCTACGTGGTTGCTGACGAGGTGCTGCTGATCACCACCGAGGACGAAGCCGAGACGCGTCTCACCGTGGGCATCTACCCAGTGTCCGACGTGGCGTCCGACAAGAACAGTTTGTCCGAGTTGGCGGAGGTGATCACCTCCGCCATCGTTCCGGAGACTTGGGCCATCAATAAAGGCGGCGACGCGGAACTCAAGCCGCTTGCCGCCGGCTTCTTGGTGATCAGCCAAACTCGCGCGGTGCACGAGGAGCTCATCGAGTTCCTGTCCGCGCTGCGACGGGCCAAAGCGGCAGCGAATTCATCGCAAGATCCTGGTCCAGTGGGCTTCTAG
- a CDS encoding glutathione peroxidase: MIIRSLAALLALSLFIPAVVAAAESGDKKAEAGEKKLPEALDFEMSKLGKKEKINLAKEYDGRVVLLVNVASRCGLTPQYEALQALHEKYADKGLAIVGVPCNQFGGQEPGTALEIATFCKTNYNVGFDLLEKSNVKIKGKDQVPLYKYLTSEKTNPKFAGEIGWNFTKFLFNRDGEVVARFDSRVKPESPEVVEAIEKALNAKG; encoded by the coding sequence ATGATCATCCGCTCGCTTGCCGCGTTGCTCGCCCTGTCCCTGTTTATCCCCGCCGTTGTGGCCGCCGCTGAGTCGGGTGACAAGAAGGCCGAAGCGGGTGAGAAGAAGCTGCCCGAGGCGCTCGACTTCGAGATGTCCAAGCTCGGCAAGAAAGAGAAGATCAATCTGGCCAAGGAGTACGACGGCCGCGTCGTGCTGCTGGTGAACGTGGCCAGCCGGTGCGGACTGACCCCGCAGTACGAGGCGCTGCAGGCATTGCACGAGAAGTACGCCGACAAGGGGCTGGCGATCGTCGGCGTGCCGTGCAACCAGTTCGGCGGCCAGGAGCCGGGCACGGCGCTCGAGATCGCGACCTTCTGCAAGACCAACTACAACGTCGGTTTCGACCTGCTCGAAAAGAGCAACGTCAAGATCAAGGGCAAGGACCAGGTGCCGCTCTACAAGTACCTGACCTCCGAGAAGACCAACCCCAAGTTCGCCGGCGAGATCGGCTGGAACTTCACCAAGTTCCTGTTCAACCGTGACGGCGAGGTGGTCGCCCGGTTCGACTCGCGCGTGAAGCCGGAATCGCCCGAGGTGGTTGAGGCGATCGAGAAGGCCTTGAACGCGAAGGGCTGA
- the purE gene encoding 5-(carboxyamino)imidazole ribonucleotide mutase, which yields MANADKPLVGVIMGSHSDWETMRPAVDMLEDFGVACERRIVSAHRTPELMVEYAQQAEGRGLEVIIAGAGGAAHLPGMVASLTVLPVLGVPVKSRALSGVDSLLSIAQMPGGVPVGTLAIGDAGAKNAGLLAVRILANSRPELREKLAEYRKNQAQSALEKELE from the coding sequence ATGGCCAACGCCGACAAGCCCCTGGTGGGCGTGATCATGGGCTCGCACAGCGATTGGGAGACCATGCGCCCGGCGGTCGACATGCTGGAGGACTTCGGCGTGGCCTGCGAGCGGCGGATCGTCTCGGCGCACCGCACGCCGGAGTTGATGGTCGAGTACGCCCAACAGGCCGAGGGCCGCGGGCTGGAGGTGATCATCGCCGGGGCAGGGGGGGCCGCCCACCTGCCGGGCATGGTCGCCTCGCTCACGGTGCTGCCGGTGCTCGGCGTGCCGGTGAAGAGCCGGGCGCTGAGCGGCGTCGACTCGCTGCTCTCCATCGCCCAGATGCCGGGCGGTGTGCCGGTGGGGACGCTCGCCATCGGCGACGCCGGCGCCAAGAACGCCGGGCTGCTGGCGGTGCGGATCCTGGCCAACTCGCGGCCGGAGCTGCGTGAGAAGCTGGCCGAGTACCGAAAGAACCAGGCCCAATCGGCGCTGGAAAAGGAGCTGGAATGA
- the fhcD gene encoding formylmethanofuran--tetrahydromethanopterin N-formyltransferase — protein MKIGPTEIVDTFAEAFRMRYTRLLVTALDAHWLDAATRELCGYGSSVIACDAEIAVERPLPPDQTPDQRPGALVMAFGFSTDALAKALPKRVGQCVMTCPTTAVYNALPDAEEQIPLGSQLRYFGDGYQKSKVLDGCRYWRIPVMDGEFVCEEQLGAAKGVAGGNIILQGESQRAALDAARRVSEALAPLPGVITPFPGGVVRSGSKVGAKYKGMVASTNDAFCPTLRGRVESQIVDGAECAYEIVFNGESEEAVGEATRVALAAAAGEGIPAVSAGNYGGKLGKFHFRLRDYC, from the coding sequence ATGAAGATCGGCCCCACGGAGATCGTCGACACCTTCGCCGAAGCGTTCCGCATGCGGTACACGCGGCTGCTGGTGACGGCGCTCGACGCGCACTGGCTCGACGCGGCCACGCGCGAGCTGTGCGGGTACGGGTCGAGCGTGATCGCCTGCGACGCGGAGATCGCGGTCGAACGGCCGCTTCCTCCCGACCAGACCCCCGACCAGCGGCCCGGCGCGCTGGTCATGGCGTTCGGCTTCTCGACTGACGCGCTCGCCAAGGCGTTGCCGAAGCGGGTGGGCCAGTGCGTGATGACCTGCCCCACGACCGCCGTGTACAACGCGCTGCCGGACGCCGAGGAGCAGATCCCGCTCGGCAGCCAGCTGCGGTACTTCGGCGACGGCTACCAGAAGAGCAAGGTGCTCGACGGCTGCCGGTACTGGCGCATCCCGGTGATGGACGGCGAGTTCGTGTGCGAGGAGCAGCTGGGCGCCGCCAAGGGGGTGGCCGGCGGCAACATCATCCTGCAGGGCGAGTCCCAGCGGGCCGCGCTGGACGCCGCCCGGCGGGTGAGCGAGGCGCTCGCGCCGCTGCCGGGAGTCATCACGCCGTTCCCCGGCGGCGTGGTCCGCAGCGGCAGCAAGGTGGGCGCCAAGTACAAGGGGATGGTCGCCTCGACGAACGACGCCTTCTGCCCCACGCTCCGCGGCCGGGTGGAGAGCCAGATTGTCGACGGCGCCGAGTGCGCCTACGAGATCGTGTTCAACGGCGAGAGCGAGGAGGCGGTTGGCGAGGCTACCCGCGTTGCGCTGGCGGCCGCGGCGGGCGAGGGGATCCCCGCCGTCAGCGCCGGAAACTACGGCGGCAAGCTCGGCAAGTTCCACTTCCGCCTGCGGGACTACTGCTGA
- a CDS encoding type II secretion system protein, producing the protein MNHSGGTIRRTGFTLVELLVTMAIIAILASMLLGASTLAMNTARVSRTESLVTRLHTLLSQHYDSFRHRRVELNDATLAAVASSTNRNELAKARLFATREQLKMDLPDRWSDITLLPVTALTQYPQNAAANPTYLRQRSAMSSMFLRRYNRSIQSLQDSGGSVEDLLANQGAECLYLIVMLACGDGEAAGLFKETDIGDTDGDGAPEFIDSWGNPIEFIRWAPGFDSDVQLSYAGLDRIASNPAMMATEETPSPTPEQAVQLAVSRDHDPFDLFRVDTFAAGDVPSGFRLLPLIYSAGPDQEYGLIHPQVFVNVNSDPYVDTDGGAGAPYEYFGAIAERSESTDNIHNHLITGR; encoded by the coding sequence GTGAACCACTCGGGCGGGACAATTCGGCGTACAGGCTTCACGCTGGTGGAGCTGCTCGTGACGATGGCCATCATCGCGATCCTGGCCAGCATGCTGCTGGGCGCGTCGACGCTGGCGATGAACACGGCCCGCGTGTCGCGCACCGAGTCGCTCGTCACGCGGCTGCACACGCTGCTGTCGCAGCACTACGACTCGTTCCGGCACCGCCGGGTGGAGCTGAACGACGCCACGCTGGCGGCGGTCGCTAGCTCCACCAACCGCAACGAGCTCGCCAAGGCGCGCCTGTTCGCAACGCGGGAGCAGCTCAAGATGGACCTGCCCGACCGCTGGAGCGACATCACGCTGCTGCCGGTCACCGCGTTGACGCAGTACCCCCAGAACGCGGCGGCCAACCCCACGTACCTGCGGCAGCGGTCGGCCATGTCGTCGATGTTCCTGCGGCGTTACAACCGGTCGATCCAGTCGCTGCAGGACAGCGGCGGCTCGGTCGAGGACCTGCTGGCCAACCAGGGCGCCGAGTGCCTGTACCTGATCGTCATGCTCGCCTGCGGCGACGGCGAGGCGGCCGGCCTGTTCAAGGAAACCGACATCGGCGACACCGACGGCGACGGCGCCCCCGAGTTCATCGACTCCTGGGGCAACCCGATCGAGTTCATCCGCTGGGCGCCCGGGTTCGACTCCGACGTGCAGCTCAGCTACGCGGGCCTGGACCGTATTGCCAGCAACCCGGCCATGATGGCGACCGAGGAAACGCCCAGCCCCACGCCAGAGCAGGCCGTGCAGCTCGCGGTGTCACGCGACCACGACCCGTTCGACCTGTTCCGTGTCGACACGTTCGCTGCGGGGGACGTCCCGAGCGGCTTCCGGCTGCTGCCGCTGATCTACTCGGCCGGGCCCGACCAGGAGTACGGCCTGATCCACCCCCAGGTGTTTGTCAACGTCAACAGCGACCCGTACGTCGACACCGACGGCGGCGCCGGCGCTCCCTACGAGTACTTCGGCGCCATCGCCGAACGCTCCGAGTCGACCGACAACATCCACAACCACCTGATCACCGGAAGGTAG
- a CDS encoding 5-(carboxyamino)imidazole ribonucleotide synthase, protein MSRQEPLDEGATLGVFGGGQLGRMFCEAARGLGFRTHVFSPDSGGPAAQVADEHTSADYHDFAEVDRFARSVDAVTLEFENVPVAAVEAAGRHTRVRPSGEVLFTVQDRLREKRFLSGAGVPVAPYAPVRTDGQCHVAADKVGTPAVLKTTKFGYDGKGQSIIQSPDEAIGAWTYLGRHACVMEGFVDFVREVSVIVARGADGQTSLCGPIENDHQNHILDLSVLPAACSAATADKAREIAGRVATELDLVGVMCVEFFETADGEVLVNEIAPRPHNSGHLTIEGCEASQFEQQARAMAGLPLASMDNPRPVAMANLLGDLWADGEPNWRAAEAVPGVRLHLYGKGEARPGRKMGHLTAVADTVDAARDAVLTARRALTSG, encoded by the coding sequence ATGAGTCGGCAGGAGCCGTTGGACGAGGGCGCCACGCTAGGGGTTTTCGGCGGTGGGCAGCTCGGCAGGATGTTCTGTGAGGCGGCCCGCGGGCTGGGCTTCCGCACGCACGTGTTCTCGCCCGACTCGGGCGGCCCGGCGGCGCAGGTCGCCGACGAGCACACCTCGGCCGACTACCACGACTTCGCGGAGGTCGACCGGTTTGCGCGCTCGGTCGACGCGGTAACGCTGGAGTTCGAGAACGTGCCGGTGGCCGCGGTCGAGGCCGCCGGGCGGCACACGCGGGTCCGCCCCTCCGGCGAGGTGCTGTTCACCGTGCAGGACCGGCTGCGCGAGAAGCGGTTCCTGTCCGGCGCCGGCGTGCCGGTGGCGCCGTACGCCCCGGTGCGGACCGACGGGCAGTGCCACGTGGCAGCCGACAAGGTCGGCACGCCCGCGGTGCTCAAGACCACCAAGTTCGGCTACGACGGCAAGGGCCAGTCGATCATCCAATCGCCCGACGAGGCGATCGGCGCGTGGACCTACCTCGGCCGTCACGCGTGCGTGATGGAGGGCTTCGTCGACTTCGTCCGCGAGGTGTCGGTGATCGTCGCCCGCGGCGCCGACGGCCAGACGTCGCTCTGCGGCCCGATCGAGAACGACCACCAGAACCACATCCTCGACCTGTCGGTGCTGCCTGCGGCGTGCTCGGCCGCAACCGCCGACAAGGCCCGCGAGATCGCCGGACGCGTGGCCACCGAGCTCGACCTGGTGGGCGTGATGTGCGTGGAGTTTTTCGAGACCGCCGACGGCGAGGTGCTGGTCAACGAGATCGCGCCCCGGCCCCACAACTCCGGCCACCTGACGATCGAGGGCTGCGAGGCGTCGCAGTTCGAGCAGCAGGCCCGGGCGATGGCGGGCCTTCCGCTGGCGTCGATGGACAACCCGCGGCCCGTAGCGATGGCCAACCTGCTGGGCGACCTGTGGGCCGATGGCGAGCCCAACTGGCGGGCCGCCGAGGCCGTGCCCGGTGTCCGGCTGCACTTGTACGGCAAGGGCGAGGCCCGGCCGGGCCGCAAAATGGGACACCTGACCGCCGTGGCCGATACGGTCGATGCCGCCCGCGACGCGGTGCTCACCGCTCGGCGGGCGCTGACGAGCGGCTAG
- a CDS encoding glycosyltransferase family 2 protein, whose product MATSHELLEDQQTAQPTAGATSAPTSDNSYLDRAMSTLEQAEASLADAARLDEPEAPQRVALAVSILMPVFNERDTIREIVAQVQRVGVHQEIVIVDDCSTDGTRDILIELDRQDDIRVVMHGYNRGKGAALRTAMAQAKGDVLLIQDADLEYNPTDYQRLLEPIERGEADVVYGSRFLENAHQDPSFMHRFGNRALTWASNVTTGLRLTDMETCYKVFRRDTLRGMMLREDRFGFEPEITAKLARRKCRVVEAPIGYNSRGYDEGKKIGVRDGLRALWCIVRYSRWD is encoded by the coding sequence GTGGCTACTTCTCACGAACTCCTCGAAGACCAGCAAACCGCGCAGCCGACGGCCGGCGCAACCTCCGCGCCGACATCGGACAACAGCTACCTCGACCGGGCGATGTCGACGCTCGAGCAGGCCGAGGCCAGCCTGGCGGACGCTGCGCGGCTCGATGAGCCCGAGGCCCCGCAGCGCGTGGCGCTGGCGGTGTCGATCCTGATGCCGGTGTTCAACGAGCGCGACACCATCCGCGAGATTGTGGCGCAGGTCCAGCGGGTCGGCGTCCACCAGGAGATCGTGATCGTCGACGACTGCAGCACCGACGGCACACGCGACATCCTGATCGAGCTCGACCGCCAGGACGATATCCGCGTCGTGATGCACGGGTACAACCGCGGCAAGGGCGCCGCGCTGCGCACCGCCATGGCCCAGGCCAAGGGCGACGTGCTGCTGATCCAGGACGCCGACCTCGAGTACAACCCGACCGACTACCAGCGGCTGCTGGAGCCGATCGAGCGCGGCGAGGCCGACGTGGTCTACGGCTCGCGTTTCCTGGAGAACGCGCACCAGGACCCGTCGTTCATGCACCGGTTTGGCAACCGGGCGCTGACCTGGGCTAGCAACGTCACGACCGGTTTGCGACTCACCGACATGGAGACCTGCTACAAGGTCTTCCGCCGCGACACGCTGCGGGGCATGATGCTCCGCGAGGACCGATTCGGCTTCGAGCCGGAGATCACCGCCAAGCTGGCACGCCGCAAGTGCCGCGTCGTCGAGGCGCCCATCGGCTACAACAGCCGGGGCTACGACGAGGGCAAGAAGATCGGCGTCCGCGACGGCCTCCGCGCCCTGTGGTGCATCGTCCGCTACTCCCGCTGGGACTGA
- a CDS encoding TlpA family protein disulfide reductase: MDPEPKAPQPSSSNLVPILLIGGLLVAGVLLRPGRFGGASEPHTPQPLPPLDAAGWLNADAAPATEGKIVVLDAWFTTCGPCLASLPKLARLHERYGANGRVQFVGLTFEEEDLRPQVEAVINRVDGFNWPVGYGAGLPLEMLDIHMFPTLMVFDASGTSVWRGHDIGALERQLEKML, from the coding sequence ATGGACCCGGAACCCAAGGCCCCACAGCCGTCGTCGTCGAATCTGGTTCCCATCCTGCTGATCGGCGGGCTGCTGGTCGCCGGCGTGCTGCTGCGGCCCGGCCGGTTTGGCGGCGCTAGCGAGCCGCACACGCCGCAGCCGTTGCCGCCGCTGGACGCGGCCGGCTGGCTGAACGCCGACGCCGCCCCCGCGACCGAGGGCAAGATTGTCGTGCTGGACGCCTGGTTTACCACCTGCGGGCCGTGTCTGGCGTCGCTGCCGAAGCTGGCCAGGCTGCACGAGCGGTACGGCGCCAACGGGCGCGTGCAGTTCGTCGGGCTGACCTTTGAGGAAGAGGACCTGCGTCCTCAGGTGGAGGCCGTGATCAACCGCGTCGACGGGTTCAACTGGCCGGTCGGCTACGGGGCGGGGCTGCCGCTCGAGATGCTCGACATCCACATGTTCCCGACGCTCATGGTGTTCGACGCCAGCGGCACGTCCGTCTGGCGGGGGCACGACATCGGCGCCCTGGAGCGGCAGCTCGAAAAGATGCTGTAA